A stretch of DNA from Kangiella sediminilitoris:
CCGTGTTATGTCAGAAAATAGCACAAAATGAAAGAACACTATTTAGCTTTTTAGGAAGCGATGAACCTAGTGGCTTAAAAAGAATTTTGGAAGACTTTAGCTCAGTTGAAGAGCTGGTTATGCCACATCATATATTTGACTACTTTATTCTGAACCAGCCTGCCTCGATCGGAGATCACTTAACTCATAGACGTTGGGTAGAAGTTATCACAGCTATAGAGAGAGTGGGGGACGTAACATTCGAAGAAATGTCACTCCTAAAAACGATAGGACTTTTGAATATTATAGGCGCCCACGGTGGACTTAAGGCTTCTAAAAACCTTTTAAAATCTCTATACAGTAAGTCAGTATCTACTTCATTAAAAACGCTGGAGGAGCGCTCAGTAGTCCAGTTTAGACGATTTAGTTCGGAGTATAGAGTTTGGCAAGGAAGTGATTTTGATATTGAACTAGCTCTTCAAGAGGAGCTTTCAAACTTAGGCCAGTTTTCACTCTCTGAGATATTAAATTCAAGAGCAAACTTGCTTCCTATTGTCGCCAGGCGGTATACAATCGAAAGTGGTACTTTAAGGTACTACTCTCCCGTATTTATAGATGCACAGTCCTATAAAACCTTACCTAGTAATGATACCAAGCCGAGGGCATTGTTTTATCTTTCATTAGGAAAAGATGATGAACAATTATTCGAAGAGAAGGTTTGTCAACATTTCGGTGATCTGGATGTAATTGCTTTATGTAAGAATGCGGTATCTCTGAGAGAAGCTGTTGCAGAGGTTGAAGCATTAGATAAAGTGCGTGTTACTCGACAAGAGTTAAACTCTGATCCTGTTGCTATGAGAGAATATCAAGATCGTCTTGACGCTGCGGAGTATACAGAGCAAATGATGCTACGGGAACTTAGCGACTCTCCTGAGTTATCAAGCTGGTACTGGAGTTCAAAGCAGCTTGAAGTTAACAATAAAAGGCAGTTCCAGGAGCAACTATCCAAAGTTTTAGGGGATGTTTATCATGCATCACCTGTAATTCACAATGAACTTATTAATAGAGATAAACCTTCAAGTCAGGCTGTAGGAGCTAGGGGTAAATTATTGCAAGCAATGCTTGTTAATAGTCACAAAAGAGATCTTGGGATAGAAAAGAACCCTCCTGAGAAGTCTATATATAATTCTTTAATTAAGGCTACCGGCCTGCATTCCAAAGACTCAAATGGTGAGTGGGCACTATCCGAGCCTTCTTTAGATGGAAGGAAGCATAAACAGACACAGTTTCATAAAGTTTGGACTGTAATTAAAGAGTTTATTGAAAATACAGAAAAGCAATCAAAGTCATTGGGTGAACTAGATAAAATTCTAGTGGCTCCACCCTTTGGCGTTAAGGCTGGCCTTTTGCCTATCCTTTATGTTTCTGCTTGCCTTGTCTATAAGGATGAAATTGCTATTTATGAAAATCGACGGTTTATACCAATTTTAAGCTATGAGCAGATAGAACGCTTTGTGAAAAGGCCGGATGAATTTGAAGTACAATACTTCAAAATTGAAGGCGTAAAGAAAAGTATTTTCTCAGAACTCAATCTTGGGTTGTTTAACTCTGAAGACGGAAGAAAACAGTCCGGGGAGACGAGGACTGTATTAGATATTGTGAAGCCTCTAGCTAAGTTTATGGCGGAGCTTCCAGAATATACAAAGAAAACAAAACAACTTTCCAAAGAGGCAATAGCTGTTAGAACAGCGTTTAACCTATCAAAATCTCCTGTGAAACTATTATTCGAAGAGCTCCCTAAAGCGCTTGGGTATGAGGTTGATAGAGAAGAGGGAAGTTTTGATGGATTTTCTAATGAAATCATGGAGGTGTTTAGAGAGCTAAAGTATGCGAGTGAAAAGCTTAAGGAAAGAGAAGTGAAGCTACTAGCCAACGCTCTAGGATTTCCAAAGTACTCTACTTTAAAAGACTTGAGAGCAGATATCTCAGGAAAAGTTGCTGGGCTAGAAGGTTTCACAGTGGATGTTAGTGGCGTTAAGGCATTCCTAAAGCGGTTAGCGAAACGTTCTGACTCGGATGAACTATGGCTAGAAAGTTTATTCGTATTCTTAGGCCACAAACCTATAGAGAAGTGGTCGGACTCGGATCAAAGCCAAGCTGAATATCGTCTGGCTCAATATGCTCAGCAAATTAACGACTTACACAAGCTTTGGTTACAGCATAATATTAACAACAAGTCAGGCAATGATGACTTTGAAGTGATTTTATTAAGAAGTATAAAGAGAGGGCAGGGAGAGCTTGACGCTGTCGCAACAATTAATAAAGACTGTTCGCGAGTTATTAATCAAACTAAGGGCAAATTATTTGAGGAGTTGAGGGCGCTAGAAGGGAAAGAAATGCAGTTGGCTGCAATATCAGAACTTGTAAATGACTTTTTAAGTGAGTATAAAGAGTCTAGTCAACTAGAAAAGAGTGAAGCGAAGACTTCACAAAAAAAGGAGGCGTAAGGTGTCTGAACACTTTGCTGATATCGCCAAAAAAGAAAATGTTAGACATGTTTTGGGTTTATCCGGCGGCAAGGATAGTGCTGCGCTAGCAGTCTATATAAAAAACCACTACCCTGAAATACACTCAAAAATGGAATATTTTTTCTCAGATACAGGAGCTGAGCTACCAGAGGTATATGAGTTTTTGGATAAAATGGAAGCCTACCTTGGTAAAGAAATTAACAGGTTAGCCTCTGGGGAGGATTTTGAACACTGGCTAAAGGTTCATAATGATTACCTACCTTCTGTACGTCAGCGTTGGTGTACAAGAGTTATGAAAATCAAGCCTTTTGTGGATTTCGTCAAAGGCACAGCAGCAATTTCCTATATCGGTATTCGAGCAGATGAATTTCGCGAAGGACTTAATACAGGCGTTGGGAAAAAACCAAACTATTACACCATAGAGAATGTTGATGCAGTCTATCCTTTTATAGACGATGGCCTCGTCAGGGATGATGTTTTTCAAATTCTAGAAGATAGCGTTGGAATACCCGAGTATTACAAATGGAGAAGCCGCTCTGGTTGTTATTTTTGTTTCTTCCAAAGGCAAGATGAGTGGTTAGGTTTAAAAAGGAATCATCCAGAATTATACGAAAAAGCAAAAGCATTCGAAGGTCGATCCAGAAAGAAGTGGCAATATGGAGAAGGGTTAATCGCTGTAGGAGATGGAGAATATACCTGGAGTACCCAAGGCTCTCTCGATGAGTTAGTTGCCAAAGCGGAAAAAGCCGAGAAAGAAGGCAAAACTTTCAAATCTAAGCAATACAAACGCTGGCAAGATGCTCTTCGTTATAATGAAGAGGATGAAGACCCGGAAGACCAGTCATGTTTAATTTGTAGTTTGTAGAATGAATACTAAAAACTTTCAAATATTAAAGTTCTCTCAAATTAAGGACTCAGGTGCAAGGAGCATTTCATTAAAGCAAGAAGCAGCTGTATATGCATGGTATAGAGGTTTTGATGAGCTTTATCATGAAGCTAGTGGAGATAAATTATATGATGAAATTAACAAGTTACTAAATGCAAAACTTTCTGCTCAATTTAATGGAAAGCTTGGGTACTTGTATGAGTTACAAATTCAAGAAGTACCTGCTGCCTTGTCACCAAAAAAGAAAGCTTTACTAAAAGATATATGTGGAAGTAGCCGAGAAAGAAGAGATATAGTAAATCTAATTAATATGGCAAGCGAGTTCCAG
This window harbors:
- a CDS encoding GIY-YIG nuclease family protein; this translates as MNTKNFQILKFSQIKDSGARSISLKQEAAVYAWYRGFDELYHEASGDKLYDEINKLLNAKLSAQFNGKLGYLYELQIQEVPAALSPKKKALLKDICGSSRERRDIVNLINMASEFQSPLYVGKAVNLRKRIGDHCEGLSSLTSRLEKAGIELDSCFIKFKYIKDTNDPKTISQLDEKTLLIEEIITKLSPAAFVKRPG
- a CDS encoding phosphoadenosine phosphosulfate reductase domain-containing protein, with protein sequence MSEHFADIAKKENVRHVLGLSGGKDSAALAVYIKNHYPEIHSKMEYFFSDTGAELPEVYEFLDKMEAYLGKEINRLASGEDFEHWLKVHNDYLPSVRQRWCTRVMKIKPFVDFVKGTAAISYIGIRADEFREGLNTGVGKKPNYYTIENVDAVYPFIDDGLVRDDVFQILEDSVGIPEYYKWRSRSGCYFCFFQRQDEWLGLKRNHPELYEKAKAFEGRSRKKWQYGEGLIAVGDGEYTWSTQGSLDELVAKAEKAEKEGKTFKSKQYKRWQDALRYNEEDEDPEDQSCLICSL